One region of Mus musculus strain C57BL/6J chromosome 15, GRCm38.p6 C57BL/6J genomic DNA includes:
- the Aard gene encoding alanine and arginine-rich domain-containing protein: MGLGDYSHCRQRMSRGLYGVSGRAALWSPVFHPVHRMPCGTWRIGIEVPEHVRASSPVLEHLRRQLERAFQRAAARGRARRAREAVAAVAAAAAAAREERSRTRMECALARLRAELLELRFQNHQLARTLLDLNMKMQQLKKRQDQELASKPQSPQDKEMNSECGSA, encoded by the exons ATGGGCTTGGGTGACTACAGCCACTGCAGACAGAGGATGTCCCGGGGACTCTACGGAGTCTCTGGAAGGGCTGCGCTATGGTCCCCAGTCTTCCACCCGGTGCACCGCATGCCTTGCGGCACCTGGCGCATCGGCATCGAAGTGCCAGAGCACGTCCGGGCGTCCAGCCCGGTGCTGGAGCACCTCCGCAGGCAGCTGGAGCGCGCCTTTCAGCGGGCGGCGGCACGCGGGCGCGCCAGACGCGCGCGGGAGGcggtggcggcggtggcggcggccgCAGCGGCAGCACGGGAGGAAAGGAGCCGGACGCGCATGGAGTGCGCCCTGGCCCGGCTGCGCGCGGAGCTG ctgGAACTGCGTTTCCAGAACCACCAGCTGGCCCGAACTTTACTGGATTTAAACATGAAAATGCAGCAGCTGAagaagaggcaggaccaggagcTAGCTTCCAAACCCCAGAGCCCGCAGGATAAGGAGATGAATTCCGAGTGTGGAAGCGCATAG